From the Coffea eugenioides isolate CCC68of chromosome 1, Ceug_1.0, whole genome shotgun sequence genome, the window AACATGCAAAAACTATCCTTCTTATGTCAAAGGTTTGTCGGAACTAAACTCGTTGCAAAGGTTACATTATACATTTTTATTCAAGAAGGTAGGTTAAGAGTATTTTTGCCAGTGTCACAGGAACTTGGCTATTTTTATCACCTGTGCTTCTCACTTATACACACGTGAATGACCCAAAACAATTTTATATTGTCTACTTAGTTTGAGAAATAGTTGAATGCACACGTAAAACATctagaagaagaaatgaagaacgAGAGGAAGTTGTGGTTATCTCTCCAATAATTATTCTCTGAGCTGCTCTTGAATGAGGTCTTATcgtgtacattttttttttcagtgaGGCCTCCTTTGAGTTTTAACAATGTGGGCCATAAACAATCGGGTttatttcttaaaacatgaGAGGATTTGACTTTCATATGATCCAGCAGTCAGCTGGAAATGATGGAAGTTATAATTGGACATCAAGCATGGATAAGTGAAGGGTCTCAAGCTCATATCAAGATTTTTGTTCACTGCCTCTAACACGGGCACAAATGTCCCATTCTTCCTAATGTTTTGCATTTGGCTGCTTTTGTAGGTGGAAAATCAAGAAGGGGTGGCGAATTTTGATGAGATTCTGGCTAATTCTGACGCGTTTATGGTAGCACGAGGTGACCTTGGAATGGAGATTCCTATTGAAAAGATATTTTTGGCTCAAAAAGTAATGATTTATAAGTGCAACATCCAAGGGAAGCCAGTTGTAACTGCAACACAGATGTTAGAGTCGATGATTAAATCTCCTAGGCCTACACGGGCAGAAGCTACAGATGTTGCCAATGCAGTACTTGATGGTACTGACTGTGTGATGCTTAGTGGTGAGACGGCTGCTGGAGCTTATCCAGATCTTGCAGTCAGGACTATGGCCAAAATTTGCATAGAAGCTGAAAGCACAATTGATTATGGAGATATCTTTAAGCGGATAATGGCAAATGCACCAGTCCCTATGAGCCCATTAGAGAGCCTTGCATCTTCAGCTGTTCGAACAGCTAACTCAGCAAAAGCAGTTCTTATTTTGGTTTTAACCAGAGGAGGGAGTACAGCAAAGTTGGTTGCCAAGTATAGGGCTGGCATGCCAATACTATCGGTGGTTGTTCCAGAAATTAAGACTGATTCTTTTGATTGGTCATGCAGTGATGAATCTCCAGCCAGGCATAGCTTGATCTTCAGGGGGTTGATCCCTGTTCTGTGTGCAGGATCTGCTAGAGCTTCTCATGAGGAGTCAACTGAGGAGGCGTTGGACTTTGCACTTCAACATGCTAAAACAAAAGGACTGTGCAAGGAAGGAGATCCTGTTGTGGCCTTGCATCGTGTTGGAACTGCTTCGGTCATCAAGATTGTGACTGTGAAGTGATTTTTATATTCCGTTCGAGTATTAACTCATGGGTTGGTTGTTGGAAGGTCAAGGAATAAAACCATTCTGattctgctttttttttttccactccATCTCTAATAGGGTTATTGACGATGGTTGTATCCTTTCTGATGTTTGCTTTAGTACTTTGTTAAACATTGTTCAGAAAAACTTTTGCCAGCCCAATGAGGTGGATCTCGCAATTTTTGGCTATTTGATACATAAATGACATAAAAGTGAGACCGAGTTCTGGTCTTTTCGAGTGTTAAATGGAGGCTTTGCTTTATGAGATTGGGAACGGTACGATATAGTTAGAGAATACACTTGGGAGCATACTTCAAAGTCCGGTCGTGGTCGTGGTTCGGACTGTTCTATATCGGTCTCGACGAGatccaaatttttgaaatatttaatattttaaaaattatgaataatataaaaaaatatgataaataaaaataataaaaatttgaattgattCGGAATGATTCGGCAATTCATTATCTCGGAATCATTTCGTTATGATATCGGAGAGCTCCATTTGGATAACAATTCGGCCGAGCCGTCTCGAACCATGCCTGGGGccgagtctttgaaccatgCCGGGGAGCTGTCCAGTTTGAATTCTACATCACTAAAGCTATGATACACTGGTGAATGCGAATGAGTTTGCAAAAACCAcattgttttctatttttgttaGGATTATATTTTTTTAGGATTTCGTCTAAATTAGCCAAACTAATAGAAGTGTAAAATCTCCTCGTGGTATTATCTGCATGGGCACATGAATggcgctctctctctctctctgcgcTATAGCATTTAAGCAGATTGGTATTCATCAATTTCGTCCTGCTGGCCTAGGTTAAACCACACCCTTTTTAAGTGGTTCCTACAAACCATACGATTGTATTTTGTTGACAAATGCGGTTAAACTTCAATCAGAATTTCATTCGCAGCTCAGAACTGGGtccatgaaaaaagaaaagaaaagaaaggtcTCAGGAGATACAACATAAGCCACGCGTTTAGTCCTCGGGCAGAAACTCAAATTCACCAGTAGccaagtaaaggaaagaaggAAAGGACCAACAAAGGGCTTTGCTATTCATCAGATGAGCCGTTTGTTTCCAAAGCTAACTCTAATTTTCTGCCACTGCGGCTCCCTTGCCTTGATTAGTGCTAGTCTAACCGCTTCTATGAGTTCTATCTATCAAAAGGGCATGACTTGCTTGGCAATTTACTCTCAGGCAGGAAATGAAGACATCGGTGCAAGTAAAGCACATACTAAAAGACATCAATTTTGCTTGCATCTTTGGAAAATTAGACAGTTTGAAAACGAAATATGTATTATGTACCCTTTTCTTCAGCCAAAAAAGAATGACTTGAAGTTCCAACTTCCAACGGAAAATAGAACTACAGCAACCATATATTGGAACGAAGAAAACTTACTTTAATCATAAATGTCAAAATTTCACAGAACCAACACTGTCAGCTAGCTTCAAATGGGACATCCATTTTTAAGTATGGAACTTTAGATAATTCACAAGAtccatcaacttgaagaaatcTCGCATCCACGAAATTGGAGATAATATTCCACCACAGATACAAAAAAGAACCcaacccccccaaaaaaaaaacacaaaaaaaaggtTTAACTTCTCCAGATAAATCCTCCAGATAAATTACTATAGCATATAAAAACGAAATATACTCACATGTTCACAATTAATTAACAGGGTGGCGGTTTATgtacaaaaagggaaaaagagagagaaatccAAGCAACATAAAGGCCATACATCTGATAATAAAGATTATAATCACAAACTTAGTTATCATTTGTCTCAGAACTACGTTGGGATGTATTATTGGATGACTCAGGTGTTGAAGATGAATTACCATTGCCGGATGAAAACAAACTGCTAAAAGGCCACGGAAGTGGTAGAGAGAAGCGTCTTGTATTTTCACTCCTTCCACCCCCTTCTCCACCTTCACTTCCACTAGCGGCAGCATTATTGCCTCCTGCATCATTGTTATTGCTACCATTCCTAGACACCCTTGACTCCAGTTTTGATTCATCTGAAGGTAACTGATAGCGACAAACAGGGCACGAGCTATGAAGTTCCAACCACGGTAGAATACACCCAATATGGAACCTATGCTTACAAGGCATCTCTTTTGCTTCAGCACCAATCTCAAAGTCTTCCAAACAAACAGAACATTGTGAAGTTTCCTCAACTGTCACGGATGGCATGGCTTCCACAGCCTCTTTCTGAGCTGGTGGCGTCCCATATCTGTTTGGATCGTTCTCTGCCAGTTGCTGCAGCAGCAAGTCTAAACCAGGACCAACAAAATAATCACCCAAGGAGCCAAACGGCTGGTTCTGAGAGTCACTACTGTTGGAATCATATGAACCCTGTACAATGATGGTCTGATTGAAGGGATTGATCAGAATCACGCGCTCCCCGTCCCTGATTTCTCTATCTCTAGGGGGCCTGACATCATTTCTAGAGTTGTCTGACTCAGATGACATGCCAGCTCGAATACCCTGGAGAAGCTGCAGAACAGTGGCCGAGCTGCTCCTCCTCCTTCGAATGATTGATTCTAGTTCACGATCCAGCTCTGTCTCCTCCCCCTCATTGCGATGGCGATGGTGATGGTGATGGTGATGGTTATTGCTATTTAATTCACCATCATGATCATAATCGTCGTCGTGATCATCGTCCTCAAACTCTAGACGTCTGAATCTGCGGCGACGACGTGGGTTGCTCATCATGCCAAGTAATATTGGAGCCCAGAGGGAGAGAGCGCGATCTGAATCGGAGGCAGAGCCTCCAAAATCAAGTGGGGCTTCGTTTCCCGCGGTGGACATTTCCTCGACAAATCCACCTTGACAGATGGGGCATTTAATTGTCTCAATCTCCATGATCGGACTCACAACTCGAGAGCAGGCGTGACACCAATATCTTGACATTTCTGCTTCATCCATTTTGTAGTCCTATTATCGTTTTGAATAATCGAGTCTTGGGCTTTTCCGCTTCTCCCCGTGTATCTGTCACGATAACAACAGTATCTTCACTAAGAATGTGTTGGCAGAACCAATATTAATATTGACCCcgaaaaaaaacacacacacaaaaagaATCAGCGAAACAAAACGATCGATTGCCTAGCACTGGGCCTGGTTAACAATAAACAACAATCAATTCATTAGGTAATTTAGCCGTGGGAATTCTCAAATTCACAAATCTAATACCAAAAGCTTATGCATTTTTTAGAAACCTGCAAAATCATGCTGACATGCTTAGCAAGCGGATACAAATGACGATCCCAAATGACAAAAACATACATGTATACAATCAAGAAGAAAACTgtgaattattttttttataaaaaaaaaaaaaaaaaagtaacgcAATGCGTATGAAAAGATTCTCTTTCTGGGCAAAGGAAAACCAGACAGGAAATCTGGGAAAAAGGTAAACAGATCAAGTAGAAGATAGATTCAGCGATGACTAAGTTATTAGTTGGAGGAAGGTAGGGCGATTGGGGGCGTTCATCTGCTTACTTTTGTCGTTACGACTCAGGCcaataaaaaatgcaaaaacaagaaaacaaaatggaGAATAACAGCAACCAAAGGAGATAACCTCAAGACTTTCAGCGGCAGTTGAAGATCCAAATCCAACTCCCAAGAAGGATGAATTCTTGCTGCtttctcctcttcttcttcttcttcttctggttGTTGTTGTGGAtccccaaaacaaaaaaaagagttgAAGGGTTGAATGGTGGGGGCTTTAtagatataaatatatatatatatatatatatatatacatatatacgcGTAGTatgattaataataaaatattattagtACTATATTATGCAAATTATAATAAATGGAGGTAGAATATAAATACTCCATAGAAAAAGGaaatatttaataaatattaccAGTTgtcaaaaaaaggaaaagaaaaaaaaaaaagaaaggcaaggGTCTGGAAGCTTACAGAACTAAATGACCCAAGCCAAGTCCAACCTCACCAAACATCATTTGAATACGTATAATCAATAACAAGAGGGGGACCCCAACTCCCGCACCCCGGCCCggtcaaaaaaaatttgaaatcttaATAATCAACTATGGACGCGTTTAGTGTACTCCAGACGCAGGGATTAGTCGGGTCGCGTAAGGATTGACTCGGACATCCTCTatgttgataaaaaaaaaaaaaaaaaactactataGACACGTTTAGTGTGTGGGGTGGATTGGTAGTTTGCGTTGTGTAGCTTAAATGgaaggagtttttttttttttttggtcaaaattaaatgaaaggaGTTGGAAGGTGTTGAAATTGCTTGATTGTATTAGGCATCTAGCAGGCATCGTGGTGTGATTTTACTTTATTGCCCTGCTTCAGTGATGTTGGTTTATGTGTCTACTTTCTCAGCGATGCATAGAGAATTTGATGTCTCACTTGAGCGGCGCAAATAATAGTGCTTTGTGCGCTGGCGCTTCGCTCTTCATTTGATCGTGAACTGGTTGTGACCAAATTGCTGAAATTTAGGGTATAAAAGGAAGTTGAGATTGTCCGTTCTCAAATCAGTGGTGTACTTGAAACGTTGCTAAAGTGACAAGCTGCAATTTCCTCTATTTAGAAATAACAAATAATATATGTTTGCTTCTATTTTAATAAATACATACAATGAATCAAATCaacaatattatgtatataaatgaaaagaaagtttTCTTACATATCTCATTGCACTAACAATTATGACTTTCTATTTAAAATCTCATTGGTAACAATTATGGCTTCCCATTTAAAAAGTGCTCATAAATCGACCATGATTGACTACGTGTATAATGCTCAAATACATAAGGCATTATGTGAGTATAATAGAGAGCATCACTTATGCACTCAAAAATAATAGCAGCAATggattttgaaaaacaaataataatagattcatattttagaaaaaaaaataaatgtaatTTTAATGAATTATTGATTTAATATTTGAAGGGAACCAACGAGTTAGGTaaggtttttaaaaatttttattatgttgttattttattaaaattattaatttagcttGTTAGCCCAAGTCGGGACCAGataaattattatttaatagaAGTTACTAATTTATCAAATACTAATTTATAGAAGTTTTACTATATAAACGAAGTTACAAACGAGAGAATTGTAGTTTTTGTCTCAAATGTTGAAAGCATAAAAAGTTTTAATCCCAAAAATTTGGATGAGACAAATGTagttccaaaattttcaatttctaaGTACATTTAATCTCATTGACTTATTTTTGCGAATTGCTATTAGAATTTATAATGTATCATTAGTGTCGGCaagtaattttttgaaaaaaaaaattaaaaaataaaaaaaggaggACTAATTACCCACTTGCTATGTaacctataattttttttttatcaatcaatttttttattatgGGATAAAGACTGTTACTCAATACATTAGCATGTGagtaattagttattttttattatggATTATGGCTAACAATccattttttcttgttttcagtTTTTTCTAGAAATTTAGTTGTTGTTGGCATATGATATAGCACACGTAGCAATTAGCAAAAATTAGTGAATAAGACTAAATGCATTTAGAAATTGAAACATTTGAGATAACATTTACTTTCATCCAAACTTTATGGATAAAAACCTCTCGTGCCTTAAACATTTAGAACCAAAATTACAATTCTctcgtgtgtgtgtgtgtatatatatataaacatataGAATATGAGTATCACTGTGTGTGGAGTTAGATTAAAATAAAGCATTTTAGTCCCTCATAAATCTAAAATCTACTCCTTCGGTCAATCACATTTTTAATCGTATTTTTGCCCAAAATAGCGACAGACACATCACATgttcaaatatttttttatccTGTTTTTATGAGTAACTCATGTGCAAATATCAAGTTTTTTAGTTAAAaagaagggataatttcataaaacctcccctgaggtttttgtcaattgcacttgcCTCCCCTCAACATCtgaaaatatcacttacctctcTTATTTGAGAAACTTAAGTAACTTGTCAGCCCAAATCAGAAAAAGGTGGATTAAAATACTAGTatcaagagagagaaagaattTTAATCCCAGAAATACCCTTTTTATTTCCTACAAAATGTTATTTTAATAAATGTTTAAGTAACTGGGTGGTAGGGATACAAAAGCGAAAAGTGTGGGGTGTTTGTGAAAATCGAAGAAGTATGTGAAATTTGTCATCCAAAAATTTGTACCGCTCCAAGAATGGTGATTCAACGCAGCTATTACCATTGTCATCCAAGAATGTAATTCAATGCAAATGAGTAATGCATGACGAATTTAAATATCAACAAAACTAAAAGTAGTCAAAAGCtttgttttgaaactcggaTCGAACCGAGTAGACATCCGGTCTGAGTTGTCTTAAAAAACCGTGAAACAAAAACTCGATCAAACTGGGTCGAAAATCGGATTTGACCGAAAACCGAAAGAATCgcttttttttcatattttcttttttgacctttttttattctttcttttaaCTACTCTCAAATCTCTTCACATATCCTACGATAAATCTCTCTCAAACAACTCTAATGGAAGATCCAAGTTAAAAAAGTgataaaacattaaaaaaaagaaagtaaaaaattCACCTAGAaatattttatcaattttattatttgatcccTAGAGTACTAGAAAACTATTATTACACCCAGAAACATTTTAGAACATATATCTATAGCCCTAAATTCTTGTAGTATTTTTCAAACAAGCCCTCCAATTTAGTTCTAAACTTGTTGAATATGCATTAATTTGTAAATTGCATAAATTGCTACTTAATTATACTAccttatttgtattttcttgtaaaGTATTTTAGAAACATCAAACATACATTGAACATACATTTCTTAGTATTAATATGCTTTTGGAAAATttacataatatattaatttttaaaattaaatataattacaACATCATGATGGCATCATCTGGTTCTTGGATGGGTTCGACCCTGACTCCTAACTTCGACCTAGTCGATGGTCGGTTtgagtttcaaaacattggtcaaaagtaaataagaagCTACAGCATATTTAGTGCAAATCCAAAATGCAACATCATATGATAAGTACTAGCTGTTGCAATCCAAACTTGCACAAAACACCATCTAAGTTTACTACTACAATTAGATGGTGAGGATTGCAAACTGCTAACATAGTTCCAAATGCATGTCCAAAAGTAATGAGTGGGCAGCAAATTTGAGATGACATCCACGAAGCACCACTCAACAAAGAGTTACATTGAGTTTTAGTAAGTAATATGTTAAGAGTTAATAGTGCTATCATATGTAATAATTCGATCAGCTGGAAAGGTAGCTTTCAAGATTACTTAGATCTCATGCTGAAACTATTGGTAAGGCTTTGACTGTCCATATTGGCAGCCGCTTCAATGCTTATAGAGACTTGAGTCTGGGAATTCTAATTGGTATTAGTTGCAGAAACTGGTTGTGCACTCGCAAAAGCatttccctttccttttttgGAACTTTTAGCAGTAGAAGGACTAGCCCTTTGAGAAGTTCTTCCTCTCTGGAAAACCCAAAAGAAACTTATATCCTATGGCACAAGAATTTCAGTATAATTTGTATTGCTTTGTATACCACTTACCTTTCTCTTGGAAGCACTTCCAGTAGACTCGAACATTCACAGCAGTAACATTAGTTGGCGGAGTTTGATTACTTCCTTGACTTGAAACCACAACAGGAACATTTCCTTGTGCATGGTCCTAGGATGAATAAAATTCGAGAGATAGAAAAACTTAAAATGCCATAATCTTTACTTAAATGCAATATTGACCTCGCTTACCCAAAGCACAGATCCCGCTAAACTAGTGCTAGCAATGTCCTTTCCTAGTTTTGCCCTCCTAATACTACCCTATGATCAAAACACATAATAGTTTAGTTTCACGTTAAAAACTATGGTAATCTGTATAAATATTGTTCACTTTTAACCTGATTTCTAGAAGTAGAGCTACCATTCTTTGCATTCACAGGTGCTCCTTGGCATGTCCTTCTGTTATGACCAAATGCCTTACAGTTGGAACACTTGAAAGTAGTTGATCTCTTTGTCTGAGAAAAAGGAACACCTTTATCAGCTTCCCTTCTGCTATTTGTTCTTGGTCTACCCAGTGCTTTTCTAAGGGGTGGTGGTAAAACAGTTTTTGGAAGCACATCAGGCATAGACAACCATTGCTGAATATGTAGAACTGGATGGATCATTGAGGAGTAGGTCCTCAAGTACTGATCCTTTGAGAAAGCTTTCTCACAGTAGCTGTCAAGTGTCTCCTTCTTGTACATCACTCCTAATGCAGCATGCTTGGAATTCACCACAATCACAATAATGTCTATCAGCTAATTTGACTATACAAGTCTTATCAAAATTGCCTACTTCAAAAGTATCCTCACTAGCCATCATTAACTCACATCTTCATGACTTTTGTGTTATCATTCTCAACTTTTCAAACACATTTGGGGTTACAGGAGACGTGCATGTCAAGGACAAACAGATTGATTACAAGCTCACTCTTATGAACTTTGAACATTTCCTTCACAGATTGATCATCAATGATATCCATGCTACCTATAGCTTTTGGAAATCCACATCTCATGTGCAGCAATAGATTCACATTCCTAGGCATATCACTCAATGCCCGCTCAGCAACATCATTCACTAGTGGCATGTAAGAATATCTTTGAGGATCTGCATTGGGAATTCTAGTTTTGTTCCCCATGTAGTGGACAATAATATCATGAGTAGCAAGAGTTCCCATCCTGTAATTTCAACATCAAGATATTGGTAATCAAGGACTAATACAGCATGACAAGACTAATCTGCAATCATACATAATTGTCAGATTATGGCGCGATTGGAAGCATTGCTGCTTATGTTACTCAGTGCAAATATTAAGGGTATAAGAGTCATTATGCAGCTGCTTATGTTAGAAATGGGTCCCAGTTCACAGCCAAGGGAGCTAAGTGATATTTTCAGAAGTTGAGGGGAGGCAAGTGCAACTAACAAAAACCTCAGTGAAGGTTTCTGGAATTATCCTAAAAAGAAAAGACGG encodes:
- the LOC113750238 gene encoding pyruvate kinase, cytosolic isozyme; this encodes MDNHHNGGGGAGTAADHRPKTKIVCTLGPASRSVPMIEKLLLAGMNVARFNFSHGSHDYHQETLDNLRSAMDNTGILCAVMLDTKGPEIRTGFLKDGKPIQLKQGQEITISTDYSIKGDENMICMSYKKLAEDVKPGSVILCADGTISFTVLSCDKEQGIVRCRCENTAVLGERKNVNLPGVIVDLPTLTEKDKEDILKWGVPNKIDMIALSFVRKGSDLIEVRKLLGEHAKTILLMSKVENQEGVANFDEILANSDAFMVARGDLGMEIPIEKIFLAQKVMIYKCNIQGKPVVTATQMLESMIKSPRPTRAEATDVANAVLDGTDCVMLSGETAAGAYPDLAVRTMAKICIEAESTIDYGDIFKRIMANAPVPMSPLESLASSAVRTANSAKAVLILVLTRGGSTAKLVAKYRAGMPILSVVVPEIKTDSFDWSCSDESPARHSLIFRGLIPVLCAGSARASHEESTEEALDFALQHAKTKGLCKEGDPVVALHRVGTASVIKIVTVK
- the LOC113760218 gene encoding E3 ubiquitin-protein ligase SIRP1-like → MDEAEMSRYWCHACSRVVSPIMEIETIKCPICQGGFVEEMSTAGNEAPLDFGGSASDSDRALSLWAPILLGMMSNPRRRRRFRRLEFEDDDHDDDYDHDGELNSNNHHHHHHHRHRNEGEETELDRELESIIRRRRSSSATVLQLLQGIRAGMSSESDNSRNDVRPPRDREIRDGERVILINPFNQTIIVQGSYDSNSSDSQNQPFGSLGDYFVGPGLDLLLQQLAENDPNRYGTPPAQKEAVEAMPSVTVEETSQCSVCLEDFEIGAEAKEMPCKHRFHIGCILPWLELHSSCPVCRYQLPSDESKLESRVSRNGSNNNDAGGNNAAASGSEGGEGGGRSENTRRFSLPLPWPFSSLFSSGNGNSSSTPESSNNTSQRSSETNDN